The following is a genomic window from Synechococcus sp. JA-2-3B'a(2-13).
TTGCGGACCTTGACGAAGTGTTGCAGAGTGGAGGGCTCGCGCTCGCTGTGTTTCTACAAAAGGCCCCGCCGCATTTGATCCCAGAGGTTGAGATAGGACTCGGCTTCGGCTGAGCTCAGGGGGCGCCAGATCTCCGAGCGTTGCCAAGTGGAGATTTGCAAGTCGGCTCTGCGTTGCAGGCGTGGGGCAAGTTGAGCCAAATCCAGCGGCAAAACCGAAGGGATCCCGCTCAGATTGACCAAGCGGGGGGCAAATTCAGGATTCAAGACAAAATCAAGCCAGTCAGCCAACAGGGATCCGGAATCTGTCTGGGTTGATTCTGTGTGGGCATTGTCTTCGTGGGCATGGTCTTCGACGTGGGGTCGCACCCAGACATCCCACCAGATGGCGGATCCGGAGGCCGGGATCACCACTGCCAGCTCAGGGTAGTTGGCTTGGGTGGCGTAGAGATCCTGCGACCAGCCCACGGCCACCCAGCTATCGGCCAAGCGCAAGATGGGCAGGTAGTCGGAAGAGGTGTAAGTTAAAACCTGGCGGTGCAGGGATCCCAGCTCTTGCCGTAATTCCACATCCTCAGGGTTGAGGGGATCGTTGTAGGAGCGGCCCATTTTCTTTAGGGTTAGCCCAATCACCTCCCGCGGATGATCCGGCAGAGTCAGTTTGCCGGCCAGCTCAGGCCGCCACAGATCCGCCCAGTCCCGGATGGGCTCCCTCACCCGATCCCGGCGGTAGGCAATGGCCGTTACCCCCCAGCGCCAGGGCACACCCCAAATCTGCCCCTCCCGGAGTGCCGCAGCTTGCCAACGGGGATCCAGATTCTGCCATCGTTCTCCCAACAGGCTTGCCGGCAGAGGAGCCAGCCAACCGGCAGCTATGGCCCGATCCAAAGCGTCGGCCCCCAACAAACTCAAAGCCGCCACCGGCAGCCGCCGCCGGAACCATCCCCCCGGATCCCACCAGGCTGCATCAGCCGGCTGGACGCTTTGCTGCAGATAGGCCAACAACTGATCCCGCTCATCCAACAGTTGCAGCCGAAAGCGGGCCTGGGTGCGGCGGCGAAACTCGTTGAGCAAACTGGCGGGGATCCCTTGCTTGAGCGCCACGACAAGAGGCAGGTGTGCATCCGGCCCCCCACATCCTGCCGCCATTAGCCCCAGCAGGATCCCCTGTAGAAGCTCACGTCGGCTCAGCCGTATCTCGCCCACGACAGTACCGCTCCACCAGAATGAGAGCCACCAGATCATCGTAAGCCTTGGCGGGCACCCGCATCCCCTTGGGCAACAGCCGCTCCCATCCCTGCGGTGGGTGAAAATCCCAGTAGCGCTGACGGGCCTCTTGGGAGCTGTGCCGCTCATCCACCAGGACAATCTGCTGCGGGGGGAGAATGGATTCCAGTTGAGACTTCCAGGCTTGGGCCGTCGTCTGATTGCCCAGGATCACTTGCTCCGCCTGAAACTGTTGCCGGAGCGTTTGTAGTCTAGACAGCGCTGCCGCGGAAGGGACCACCTCCCGGTGTAAAACCTTCAGCTCCGTTTGCGTAAACACCTGCACCACAGCAATGCCGCATTTGTCGCGCCCTGGGTCGAAACCGATCAGCACTCGTTCGCTCTTCAGCCTTGCCGAATGGAGTGAATCCGTCATCCCTCAGGACGCCCCGCCTGCTGAGCCCCAGAAGAGCCGGGTTGACCAGAAGCTTCCGCCATCAGAAAACTCACCCGCAACGGTCCTGCCGTGTAGATGTCGGTGTCGGCAACTAGCTTCACATCCAGAGGGGTGGTGCTCTGGCGGAGATGCTGCACAACCTCCAGAAACTTGACCTGGGAGAACTCCCCCACAGTGCCGGTGATGGGATCGGAGAGAAGCCCCTCCTCTTGCGAGCGCTGATTGGCCTGGTTCAGCAGCCCCAGCAGTTGCTGTTGGATCTGATTTTCGCTCAAACCCGGTTGAATCACCCCGTGGGCCAGCACGGATCCCTTGGCGAAAATCCGCTGGTTGGGGTAAATCTGCACGAGCACAGGCACAGGCTCCCCCTTGAGCCGGTTGGTAACAGAGAGAATGCGCACCGCCCAGCTACCGGGCTCTTGCAACTTCTCCAAGGCTTGATCGGCATCCTCGCGGCGGATCAAGATCGCGTTTTCCAGAGGGGGCATGGGCTGGGATCCAAGGGCAAGGGCCCGCTGTTCCGCCTGGGCCAAAAGGTGCTCAAACTGCCGCCGGATCGCCTCTGGTTTTGCCCCTCTTGGAGCCTCCACAACTCCTGTTGCCAAAACTTCCCCCGCCAAGATGGCCAGTTCCCCCCGCCGCAGCCGCACCGCCAATTGGTTGAGCTGCTCGATCTCCTGCTCAAGCTGGTTTTTCTGGTTCTCCAGTTGGGTTAAGGCCGCCTGCACCACATCCAGGGAGCGCTCCAGCTGATCCCGATCCAGTTGCAGGGCTTGTTTTTGCGACTCCAGGGTGGCGATCACCTGGCGGGCCGACTCCACCTCTGCCTTCACTGCCTCCAACTCGGCATGGGCTCGATCCAAACTGGGCTGCACCTTGGCCAGTTGCTCGTTGGCTGCCGCCAGCTTGGCCTCCGCCTCCTGCCGCTCCTGCAGCGCCACTGCCAGCTGATCGCGCACTTCGCTCAGGCGGGTTTGGGCTGCCGACTGCTGGCTGCGAAATTGGTCGAGATCCATCTTGAGGTGGTCTCGCTCAACCCTGAGAGCGGCATTTTCCGCTTCCAAGAGGGCTTTTTGGCGGTTGAGGGCCCGCAGCTCTTGCTCCGCCTGGGCAATTTGGTTGGTGTAGCTGAACAGGGCCTCCGACAGAGAGCGGTTGAGGAGCAGCAGTGTGCCCAAAGTCAGGGCGGAGATGCTCACGCCGGTCACCACGGCCACCAGAATGGCGGTATGGCGGGGGCGCAGGTTAAACCAGGTAAGGCGCTTTTTGCCAATGCGGTAGCCCACCCGATCCCCAACAACGGCAATCAGGCCACTGACAACCAACATGTAGAGGATCAGCAGTACGCCTTGCATATTCGCGGATCCCTGCCATGGAAATCTTAGCAAGGTTGCCCTGAGGATTTTGCAAGTTGCTGGGAGATAGATTTCGGCGCTGTTTTGTAGGGATTTTTGGGGGTTCTAATCCGCGTAGAGGAGCCGCTCCACCGCCGCCACAATATCTGCAGGTTGCACGATGGTGGCCGCCTCCAGCGTGCCGTTGTAGGGGGTGGGAATGTCCTGCGAAGCCAAACGTATCACCGGCGCATCCAGCTCATCGAACAGTTCTTCCATGATGCGAGCTGTCAGTTCCGCCCCAATGCCACCCGATTTCATGTCTTCCTCAACAATGATCACCCGATGGGTTTTGCGCACCGAAGCGGCAATGGTTCCCATATCTAAAGGTTTCAGCGAGATTAAATCGATCACCTCAGGGTCGATCTCCTGCTGCACCAAAGTGTCCACGGCCTTGAGCACGTGGTAGCGCATGCGGGAGTAGGTGAGCAGGGTAACATCGGAGCCGGATCGGACGATTTCGGCTTTGTCCAGAGGCAAAAGGTATTCCTCTTCTGGCAGATCTTCTTTCAAGTTGTACAGGAGCACATGCTCGAAAAAGAGAACGGGGTTGTCGTCGCGGATGGCGGACTTGAGCAAGCCCTTGGCATTATAGGGAGTTGAACAGGCCACGATCTTAAGCCCGGGCACCGCTTGGAAGTAGGCCTCTAGCCGCTGCGAGTGTTCTGCTCCCAACTGACGACCCACCCCGCCCGGCCCGCGGATGACCATCGGGATCTTGAAATTGCCCCCGGAAGTGTAGCGCAGCATACCGGCATTGTTGGCAATTTGGTTGAAGGCCAGCAGCAGAAAGCCCATGTTCATCCCTTCCACCACCGGGCGCAAGCCGGTCATGGCTGCCCCGATGGCCAGGCCGGTGAAGCTGTTCTCGCAAATGGGGGTATCCAGCAGGCGCATCTCCCCGTACTTGCGATACAGGTCTTTGGTGACTTTGTAGGAGCCGCCGTAATGGCCGACATCTTCTCCCAAAACAAATACGTTGGGATCCCGGGCCATTTCTTCGTCGAGGGCAGCACGCAAGGCGTTGTAAAGGAATGTCTCGGCCATAGAGGTTCAATATCGCTAAACCCTCATTAAACCATTTTGCCGGCATGGATCCCCTTGCAGCTGACTTGATAGGCTGAGCTCAGAATTCTTGCTCAAAGGGATGGCGACCTTCCCCACAGCTTTCCTCAGCACTCTCTTTCCCCTGGAACATGGGGATCGTCCGTCTTCTCAAGAAAAGACACCATGAGCATTCCACGGCCCAAACTGGCCCTGACCTTGGGGGATCCCGCGGGAATTGGGCCGGAAATTGTGCTCAAGGCGCTGGCGGATCCTGAGGTGCAGTCTTGCGCCCACATCACGGTTGTAGGGGATCGGCAGGTTCTAGAAGCCACCTATCGCCTGCTGAGAGATCGGTCGCCGGCTCCATTGGCCCATCCGGCAGGGATCCCGATGCTGGAATGCGACACAGGCTTTCGGTTACAGCCTGGCTGTATTGGTCAAGGGGATGCCGACAGTGGTGCGGTTAGTTTTGCTTACCTGAGAACGGCGGTCGAACGGACGTTGCAGGGGGAGTTTCAGGGGATCGTGACAGCGCCCATCGCCAAGTATCTCTGGCATCGAGCCGGCCATCGGTTCCCTGGTCAAACAGAAGTTTTGGCCCAGCTGAGTCGGTCTGAGCACTACGGGATGATGTTTGTTGCCCGTTCCCCCCACAGCGGTTGGCAGATGCGGGTTTTGCTGGCCACCACCCATATTCCCCTCGGCCAGGTGCCCACCGTGCTGACCCCAGAGCGGGTGCGGACAGCGCTGGATTTGCTGGTGGGATCCCTGCGCCACACCTTTGGGATCCCGGATCCTGTGATTGCAGTAGCCGGCCTGAATCCCCATGCCGGCGAACAGGGGCAACTGGGATCGGAGGAAAAAGAATGGCTGACCGAGCTGCTGCGCACCTATGCCCACGCCCAAATTTGGGGGCCGCTTCCCCCCGACACCATGTGGCTGGCTCCCGCGCAAGCCTGGCATGGCCAGGGATCTCCAGCCGTGGCAGATGCCTACTTGGCTCTCTATCATGATCAAGGTTTGATCCCGGTGAAGATGCTGGCTTTTGACCGGGCAGTCAACCTGACAACTGGGTTGCCTTTTGTTCGCACCTCTCCCGATCATGGCACCGCCTTCGACATTGCCGGCCAAGGGGTGGCCCGATGCGAGAGCCTCAAGCAGGCGATCCTGCTGGCGGCAGAACTGCTGGGCAAAAACCCCTCCTGAGGGAAACCATGCCTGTGCCCGGCCATCTGAAGCTGTCTCCCGCCTCTGGGGGGTGATTTGATGGGAGTTGCTGGCATCACCTCAACCGGAATGCTTTACCGTCGCTTTGGGCGCACCCAACAGCTGGTCTCGGTTTTTTCTCTGGGCAGCATGCGCTTGGTCAATGTGCCCAGGGATCAAGCTCAGGCAACCGTTGAGGCAGCCCTAGCCGCAGGGATCAACCACATCGAAACGGCTCAGGCTTATGGCCATGCCGAGGTGCTCTTGGGCGAGATTTTGCAAACCCTGCCCTTTTCACGCCATCGGTTGATTCTGACCAGCAAACTCACTCCCACAGATGGGTTGCGAGAGCGGCTTCAGGGATCCCTGCGCCGTCTGCGGGTGGATTACTTGGATCAATTTGCCTTTCATGGCATCAACCTGCCGGAACACCTGGAGTGGGTGCTGCAGAAAGGGCTGCCGATTCTCCAGCAGCTCCAGCAGGAAGGCTGGGTGCGCCACATTGGGTTTTCCACCCATGGATCCCTGGAGTTAATTTTGCAGGCCATCCAGACAGGATGCTTTGACTTTGTTAATTTGCACCATCACTTTTTCCAACAGCGCAATGCACCGGCCCTAGAAGCGGCTGCCCAGCAAGATATGGGCGTGTTCATCATTTCTCCTGCCGATAAAGGGGGAATGCTCTATCGCCCGCCCCAACACCTGCAGGAGTGCTGTGCACCTTTCAGCCCCTTGGAGTTTGCCTATCGTTTTTTGCTGGCGGATCCCCGTGTTCACACCCTCAGCCTGGGCATCACTCATCCTGAGGAGCTACAGGTGGCCTTGTCGGCTTTACAGGATCCCGACCGTTGGTGGGTGGATGGCCCTCAGATTCAGGAGCGGTTGCGCCAAGCCGAGCAGGAACGCTTGGGATCCAGCCGCTGCACCCAGTGCTACGCCTGCCTGCCCTGCCCAGAAGGGATCCACATTCCCGAAGTGCTGCGTTTGCGCAACTTGGCCATTGCCCACGAGATGACGGAGTTTGCCCAGTACCGCTACAACATGTTCGGCCAAGCTGGGCATTGGTTTCCGGGGTCACTTGCCGACCGCTGTACCGAATGCGGTGACTGCTTACCCCGCTGCCCAGAACATCTGCCTATCCCGGAGTTGCTGGCCGAAGCCCACCAGTTGCTGCATCGCTCTCCAATCCGGCGGCTCTGGGAATGACCATTCCCCCTATCCTGTTTGGCAGAGCTCTACTTCGTTTATGATCGGTTGCAGTTTGTCAAGAGACTCACAAGGCGAGGCATCGGAGTGAATAGTCAGAGCCAAGACCGCTTAGACCGGGTGGAACAACTGCTGGCTTGGACGGCTGAACAGACTGCTGCCAACAGCCGAGAAATCCGGGAGCTCTGCCAATCCATCCAGGAGCTGCGTCAGTCCATCCAAGAAAGCCGCGCCCAGTCTGCCGAGGAGAACGCCGCCCGTCTGCGGGAAATCGAGGAGCTGCGTCAGTCCATCCAAGAAAGCCGCGCCCAGTCTGCCGAGGAGAACGCCGCCCGTCTGCGGGAAATCGAGGAGCTGCGTCAGTCCATCCAAGAAAGCCGCGCCCAGTCTGCCGAGGAGAACGCCGCCCGTCTGCGGGAAATCGAGGAGCTGCGTCAGTCCATCCAAGAAAGCCGCGCCCAGTCTGCCGAGGAGAACGCCGCCCGTCTGCGGGAAATCGAGGAGCTGCGTCAGTCCATCCAAGAAAGCCGCACCCAGTCTGCCGAGGAGAACGCCGCCCGTCTGCGGGAAATCGAGGAGCTGCGTCAGTCCATCCAAGAAAGCCGCGCCGAATTTGCCGAACAAGCTGCTGCCCAAGCTCAAGGCCTGCGAGAGCTACAGCAAGTTGTCAGCGAGACCCGCTCTGACTTAGCTCACCTTGCCGAGTGGGCAGAGGAAGTGACTCAAGCTCTGGTTACCCTCACCGCTCTACAACGAGAGCACGAACGCGCCATCCAGGCCATCAACCAACGGCAGGCGGAAACGGATCAGAGGTTCAACGTTCTCCTTGAAGAAGTGCGCTACCTGATTCGCCGGCAAGGCTCTGACGGAAATCCTCCCCCCTCGTTGCCCTGAGCACTGGGATCCCTTTAAGAACTGCAAGGACAGCCCTAATCTTCATCCACTTCCCACTCCAACAGGTGTGCATAGGGAGCCACTAAGTGGGGAGCATAAAAGGCAACGGCTCGAAGGGCATGCCAGTCTTCCAAGCAGCCAAAGACGGTCGGATACTCATTGCGCTCCAACCGCTCTGCAATTGCCGCCACATCAGCTTCAGTAAACTGGCGGGGATCCATCCCCTTGGTAGGGGCCTCCACTTTGGACTTGGATCGGGCAGACATAGGCAGCCTGAACACGCTACAAGCCGATCTTAGCCTCTTCTTTTCGCTGGCCAAAAACTTGAATACTCCCTGTCCCAAAGGGAGAAAATTCTTAATTACTGGTATTTCTTAGCAACACTGCGTGAACAGCTTTAAGACAGTCGTGTGGTTTTTTGGGCAGTTGAGTCTTCTCGCCACTGTATTTGCTGTAGCACAAAAGCCGCCCTACTGGTTGAGTTCCGCGTAGGGGTAGAACGGGGCTTCAGACCCAACTTTTGGGTAAGCCAACCCCTGTTCTCCCGAAACTCTGAAAAGGGATCCCCATTCCCCCAGTTTCGTGGCAAGGTGAGGACAGATACCGCATCGGAGGCTGCTATGGAGAGCAAGATCCCCGCCCGCGATGTCCAAGTTGCCCTTATCGGCCCGTCCACGTTGGTTCTCCGCTCCCGCACCTGGGATCGCCTGAAGTTTGAGCTGGAATACGCTCGGCAACGGGGCACCACTGCCAATAGCTACCTCATCCAGGCCCGCCAAACCCTTCTCATCGATCCTCCGGGGGAATCGTTCACCAGCATCTTTTTAGAAGAGCTGGCCCAACACCAGTACCTACAGCGGTTGGACTTTATTTTGCTCAGCCACGTCAACTTTAACCGCATTGCCACTCTCAAGGCCCTATTGCCTCTGGCTCCCTATGCGATGGTGCTCTGCTCCAAACCGGGATCCATTACGCTACGGGCTGCCTTTGAAGAGATGGATCCCTTGCCCCGCAGTCGCGACGAAGAGGAAGCCGCCGATCTGGGCATTTTCTACAATGGCCACCAGTCCTTCCGTTTGCGGGTCATCCGGGATGGGGATCGCCTGGATCTGGGGGAAGGGCATGAGTTGCACTTTCGCACCGTGCCCACACCCCGCCACCCCGATGCCCTCTGTACCTACGATCCGGCTACCGGGATCCTCTACACCGATAAGTTGTTCGGCGCCCATGTGTGCGATGAGCAGGTGTTTGACGAGCATTGGCGGCAGCTCAGCGAAGACCGTCGCTACTACTTCGACTGCTTGCACCGCAACCAATTGCCCCAGGTGAAGGCAGCCCTGGCCAAGTTGGAAGAATTTCCCGCCCAAATCTATGCCCCTGCCCACGGCCCCTTGGTGCGCCACAGCCTGCGGCGCTTGCGGCTGGACTACCACACTTGGTGCGAGGAGGATCCCGGCGAGCAGCGGGTAGCTCTTCTGTACACTTCTGCTTACGGGAATACAGGTTTGATGGCCATGGCCATAGCCCAAGGGTTGGAGCGGGCCGGCGTTAAGGTGGAGCGGATCAACTGCGAATGGGCCACCCCGGAGGAGATCGCCCAAGCTCTGGAGCGCTGCCAAGGGTTTGTTATCGGATCCCCGACCTTGGCCGGCCATCCTCCTGTGCAGATCCAAACCGCCCTTGGCATCATCCTTTCTTCGGTTCCCACCACCCGGTTAGCCGGGGTTTTCGGCTCCTACGGCTGGAGCGGAGAAGCGGTGGATCTCATCGAGAGTAAGTTGCTCAATGCCGGCTTTTCCTTGGGGTTTGAGACGATCCGCGCCAAGTTTAAGCCCACCCCTGAAATCCTAGAAGCCTGTCAAGAGGCGGGATCCCAGTTTGCTCAGGCCCTGCGCAAAGCCAAACGAGCCCGCGCCCCTCGCCAAACCAGCAGCGAAACTCAGGCGGATCGGGTTGGGCAAGCCCTGAGCCGGGTGGTGGGATCCCTGTGCGTAGTTACCGCCCTGCAAGGAGAGACCCGCCGCGGCTTCCTCACCTGGTCGGTGGCCCAGGCTAGCTTCAATCCACCAGGGCTAACCCTGTCGGTGAACAAGGAACAAGAAGCCGAATTGCTGACCTATCCCCAGGCACCCTTTGTGCTCAACATCTTGCGGGAAGGCAAAGGTAGCAACTTGCAGCGGCACTTTCAGCGGCCCCAGCGCCCTGGAGAAGATCGCTTTGCCGGCTTGGCCACGGCCACTGCTGAGAATGGCTGCCCCATTTTGTTGGATGCCTTAGCTTACCTGGAGTGCCGTGTGAAAACTTGGATGGACTGCGGGGATCGCTACCTGGTCTATGCCGAGGTGGAACGGGGCAAGGTGCTGGATCCCACGGGGGTTACGGCCATGCGGCGGGGGTAGTGTATTGGAGAACAAAGATTTGTTGTGGAGTCAATGCTAACTGGATCCCATCGATCACCTTAAGCTGACGATCTCCTCG
Proteins encoded in this region:
- a CDS encoding DUF2555 domain-containing protein — encoded protein: MSARSKSKVEAPTKGMDPRQFTEADVAAIAERLERNEYPTVFGCLEDWHALRAVAFYAPHLVAPYAHLLEWEVDED
- a CDS encoding diflavin flavoprotein, giving the protein MESKIPARDVQVALIGPSTLVLRSRTWDRLKFELEYARQRGTTANSYLIQARQTLLIDPPGESFTSIFLEELAQHQYLQRLDFILLSHVNFNRIATLKALLPLAPYAMVLCSKPGSITLRAAFEEMDPLPRSRDEEEAADLGIFYNGHQSFRLRVIRDGDRLDLGEGHELHFRTVPTPRHPDALCTYDPATGILYTDKLFGAHVCDEQVFDEHWRQLSEDRRYYFDCLHRNQLPQVKAALAKLEEFPAQIYAPAHGPLVRHSLRRLRLDYHTWCEEDPGEQRVALLYTSAYGNTGLMAMAIAQGLERAGVKVERINCEWATPEEIAQALERCQGFVIGSPTLAGHPPVQIQTALGIILSSVPTTRLAGVFGSYGWSGEAVDLIESKLLNAGFSLGFETIRAKFKPTPEILEACQEAGSQFAQALRKAKRARAPRQTSSETQADRVGQALSRVVGSLCVVTALQGETRRGFLTWSVAQASFNPPGLTLSVNKEQEAELLTYPQAPFVLNILREGKGSNLQRHFQRPQRPGEDRFAGLATATAENGCPILLDALAYLECRVKTWMDCGDRYLVYAEVERGKVLDPTGVTAMRRG
- a CDS encoding alpha-ketoacid dehydrogenase subunit beta, with product MAETFLYNALRAALDEEMARDPNVFVLGEDVGHYGGSYKVTKDLYRKYGEMRLLDTPICENSFTGLAIGAAMTGLRPVVEGMNMGFLLLAFNQIANNAGMLRYTSGGNFKIPMVIRGPGGVGRQLGAEHSQRLEAYFQAVPGLKIVACSTPYNAKGLLKSAIRDDNPVLFFEHVLLYNLKEDLPEEEYLLPLDKAEIVRSGSDVTLLTYSRMRYHVLKAVDTLVQQEIDPEVIDLISLKPLDMGTIAASVRKTHRVIIVEEDMKSGGIGAELTARIMEELFDELDAPVIRLASQDIPTPYNGTLEAATIVQPADIVAAVERLLYAD
- a CDS encoding DUF3084 domain-containing protein, with amino-acid sequence MQGVLLILYMLVVSGLIAVVGDRVGYRIGKKRLTWFNLRPRHTAILVAVVTGVSISALTLGTLLLLNRSLSEALFSYTNQIAQAEQELRALNRQKALLEAENAALRVERDHLKMDLDQFRSQQSAAQTRLSEVRDQLAVALQERQEAEAKLAAANEQLAKVQPSLDRAHAELEAVKAEVESARQVIATLESQKQALQLDRDQLERSLDVVQAALTQLENQKNQLEQEIEQLNQLAVRLRRGELAILAGEVLATGVVEAPRGAKPEAIRRQFEHLLAQAEQRALALGSQPMPPLENAILIRREDADQALEKLQEPGSWAVRILSVTNRLKGEPVPVLVQIYPNQRIFAKGSVLAHGVIQPGLSENQIQQQLLGLLNQANQRSQEEGLLSDPITGTVGEFSQVKFLEVVQHLRQSTTPLDVKLVADTDIYTAGPLRVSFLMAEASGQPGSSGAQQAGRPEG
- a CDS encoding aldo/keto reductase, with protein sequence MLYRRFGRTQQLVSVFSLGSMRLVNVPRDQAQATVEAALAAGINHIETAQAYGHAEVLLGEILQTLPFSRHRLILTSKLTPTDGLRERLQGSLRRLRVDYLDQFAFHGINLPEHLEWVLQKGLPILQQLQQEGWVRHIGFSTHGSLELILQAIQTGCFDFVNLHHHFFQQRNAPALEAAAQQDMGVFIISPADKGGMLYRPPQHLQECCAPFSPLEFAYRFLLADPRVHTLSLGITHPEELQVALSALQDPDRWWVDGPQIQERLRQAEQERLGSSRCTQCYACLPCPEGIHIPEVLRLRNLAIAHEMTEFAQYRYNMFGQAGHWFPGSLADRCTECGDCLPRCPEHLPIPELLAEAHQLLHRSPIRRLWE
- a CDS encoding extracellular solute-binding protein, coding for MGEIRLSRRELLQGILLGLMAAGCGGPDAHLPLVVALKQGIPASLLNEFRRRTQARFRLQLLDERDQLLAYLQQSVQPADAAWWDPGGWFRRRLPVAALSLLGADALDRAIAAGWLAPLPASLLGERWQNLDPRWQAAALREGQIWGVPWRWGVTAIAYRRDRVREPIRDWADLWRPELAGKLTLPDHPREVIGLTLKKMGRSYNDPLNPEDVELRQELGSLHRQVLTYTSSDYLPILRLADSWVAVGWSQDLYATQANYPELAVVIPASGSAIWWDVWVRPHVEDHAHEDNAHTESTQTDSGSLLADWLDFVLNPEFAPRLVNLSGIPSVLPLDLAQLAPRLQRRADLQISTWQRSEIWRPLSSAEAESYLNLWDQMRRGLL
- the ruvX gene encoding Holliday junction resolvase RuvX, whose translation is MTDSLHSARLKSERVLIGFDPGRDKCGIAVVQVFTQTELKVLHREVVPSAAALSRLQTLRQQFQAEQVILGNQTTAQAWKSQLESILPPQQIVLVDERHSSQEARQRYWDFHPPQGWERLLPKGMRVPAKAYDDLVALILVERYCRGRDTAEPT
- the pdxA gene encoding 4-hydroxythreonine-4-phosphate dehydrogenase PdxA, which produces MSIPRPKLALTLGDPAGIGPEIVLKALADPEVQSCAHITVVGDRQVLEATYRLLRDRSPAPLAHPAGIPMLECDTGFRLQPGCIGQGDADSGAVSFAYLRTAVERTLQGEFQGIVTAPIAKYLWHRAGHRFPGQTEVLAQLSRSEHYGMMFVARSPHSGWQMRVLLATTHIPLGQVPTVLTPERVRTALDLLVGSLRHTFGIPDPVIAVAGLNPHAGEQGQLGSEEKEWLTELLRTYAHAQIWGPLPPDTMWLAPAQAWHGQGSPAVADAYLALYHDQGLIPVKMLAFDRAVNLTTGLPFVRTSPDHGTAFDIAGQGVARCESLKQAILLAAELLGKNPS